The following nucleotide sequence is from Synergistaceae bacterium.
AGCTATTCCTAGAGAAACAACTTGATAGGTCTTTAGTTTATTTATATTTATACCTTTATATTCTATATCGCCTTTTGTAACGTCATATACTGCGGTTATTAAGTTGAACACGGTGGTTTTGCCAGCTCCATTAGGGCCTATTAATCCGGTCAGTTCGCCTTTTTTAAGCTTTAGAGACATATTCTCTACAGCTTGAACACCGCCAAAAGATTTACTTACTCCTTTTAATTCAAGAAGCACAGTCATCTGTTGTCCTCCTATCAAATTCAGAAGCTTTCTTTTTGGCAGAGAAGAGATTTTTTATGTAATTAAGAGTAAGCTCATTTGTGCCCATTATGCCTTCCGGTCTAAATACCATTACAAAAACAAGCACCAACCCATATATCAACATGCGATATTGGGATATAGGACGAAAAAGCTCTGTGACTAAAGTAAGAATAGTTGCCCCAATAAGTGAGCCACTTATAGAGCCAAGTCCTCCAAATACGACAACGGATACGAGTTCTGTTGATTTTGCCATATCAAACATAACCGGCTGTACAAATGACATGAATCCGGCAAGAAGCGCGCCTGATACGCCGCAGTAAAAGCCCGAAACAGCTAGACTAAGCACTCTATAATGAGCTGTGTCAAAACCTAAAAGAGATGCAGCAACGTAATCGTCACGACAAGCCTTGAATGCTCGTCCATAACTACTATTTACGATAAAAAACATCACTACTGTCATTATTATCAAAAAAACAAGTGCTACAGGAAGAGAAGTGTATGGCGCTATGCCGGGAAATCCCCTTGCTCCACGTGTTACACTTTCCCAATTTTCTATAATAAGACGTATAGCTTCCCCCAAACCAAGAGAAGCTATCGTATAATAATCCCCCACAAGCTTAAGTGTGGGAATGCCAATCAAATAAGCCACTATCATTGCGAAAATCCCGCCACAAATTATGGCAGGAATAAAGTGTACACTGCATTTAAAAGTAAGAATGGCCGCTGTATATGCTCCTATTGCCATGTAACCTGCATGTCCCAGTGTAAAAATCCCCGTAAACCCTGTAAATAAAGATACTCCCAATGCAGCTATACAATTGATGGCAAGAAGAGTTATTATTCCGGCTACATAACCTTGCATTTAAAATGCTCTACACTTTCTCTCCCACAGACTTACCAAAAAGTCCTGTGGGACGCATTATTAAAGTTAAGATTAAGATTGCAAAGACAACCAAATCGCGAAACTGGCTGGAAATAAAACCGGCAGTGAGCATTTCTGCCAAACCCAA
It contains:
- a CDS encoding branched-chain amino acid ABC transporter permease, coding for MQGYVAGIITLLAINCIAALGVSLFTGFTGIFTLGHAGYMAIGAYTAAILTFKCSVHFIPAIICGGIFAMIVAYLIGIPTLKLVGDYYTIASLGLGEAIRLIIENWESVTRGARGFPGIAPYTSLPVALVFLIIMTVVMFFIVNSSYGRAFKACRDDYVAASLLGFDTAHYRVLSLAVSGFYCGVSGALLAGFMSFVQPVMFDMAKSTELVSVVVFGGLGSISGSLIGATILTLVTELFRPISQYRMLIYGLVLVFVMVFRPEGIMGTNELTLNYIKNLFSAKKKASEFDRRTTDDCAS
- a CDS encoding ATP-binding cassette domain-containing protein is translated as MTVLLELKGVSKSFGGVQAVENMSLKLKKGELTGLIGPNGAGKTTVFNLITAVYDVTKGDIEYKGININKLKTYQVVSLGIA